In Camelina sativa cultivar DH55 chromosome 13, Cs, whole genome shotgun sequence, the genomic window ATTATAAGGCTGGGGATACTGAAGCGTGTGCAAATCCATTTGTGTTTCTGTCACAGCTGGTGTAGAGGAATTAACGCATTCCACGTGAACATCTAGCATGCATAGATCGCACTTATACCGCAAGCTGCGGCAGCCGcatgtgttgttgtttgtttggttgcCGCAGGTGCTTGCGGCAAGACGCTGCGGCGAACGCTGATTCTAATTTTAGACGTCGATTAGTTGCGGCGATCAAAAAAGTTGCGTTTGCCGCCGTCGCTGCCGCTGTCGCAGCCGCCTGCGTCAGACAAATGAACACGCTCAATATCGCACCTCGGCAAACCATGCATGTGTTGCTCGCTCCACACTGACTCAGCTCTAAGAGATGAGCCGAGTGAGGCACGTACCTCAAAAACTGACGCTGCTGTGTGCAGAGTGGATGGAATTTTATACAGCAAGCCTCGCAACTGTAATATAATCCTTCGACCAATCCATGGCAGATGTCGCACGTATGTTCTGCTCCATTAACGACTAGCTTGAGCTCATGCTGTGGATGCATAAAGGTGAGGAGGGTGGAGGGACACGTAGCACAGTGGTCATGAAGATCGTAGTCGCACAGGACGCAGCGATAGGTCTTCCCAGAGCCGTAGGTTTTACAGCCACCGCAAGTGAAATCACCATATTTGTCAACCTTCGTTAATGGATGGGTATGGGTATTATGATGGACTACGTGTTGTTCTACACTCGAGGAGGACATCtcgttgtttgtttgtttgtttttccttgATAATGGTTAGAGTGAAATATGgtataaaaggaaaatgttaTTTTGACCATTTCAAATCTCCGTTTCGCGAACAAGTATAATTAATAACGTATGTTCAAGTTGTATAGTTACAAAGTATATATGACTTTTTNNNNNNNNNNNNNNNNNNNNNN contains:
- the LOC104738272 gene encoding uncharacterized protein LOC104738272; translated protein: MSSSSVEQHVVHHNTHTHPLTKVDKYGDFTCGGCKTYGSGKTYRCVLCDYDLHDHCATCPSTLLTFMHPQHELKLVVNGAEHTCDICHGLVEGLYYSCEACCIKFHPLCTQQRQFLRYVPHSAHLLELSQCGASNTCMVCRGAILSVLRYKCDLCMLDVHVECVNSSTPAVTETQMDLHTLQYPQPYNDESEYKHSYEQTKKGSGKRKRVFRFLKDFTVEVVCTIISEMEAELGLQRLALKWHYHRAKMSQRRLCLVMLRATASIDVWCASVDAGRDLTETMGVASFDSRSASVNAGGVASADARCESVDARSASIVARVVSEYEITS